CCGGCCTTCCGCTCGCGCTCACCGCCGAACGGCGCGAGGCGATCGGCGAGGGGCCGGCCGCCCGCTCCGCCTTCGCTTTCTTCGCCGAGACGGGCCTCTACGGCCGCCCGCTCGGGCGCGGGCTGACGCTCGACGCCTATGCCCAGGCCGGGCTCGTCGGCATCACCGACCCCGACCTGTTCATCGATGGCGCCGCCACCGCGAGCCTCCCCTTGTGGCGCAAGATTCGCCTCGGCGGCGGCCTGTGGGGCGCGGCTCAGCCCGGTGCGTCACGGCTCGACATCGGCCCTCGCCTCTCCATGCCCGTCTATCGCGGCGTCACGCTCCACGCTGACTATCGCCAGCAACTCGCCGGCAATGCCCGCCCCGGCTCGGGCCCCGCGCTCACTCTCGCCGCCGACTTCTAGGGCACGAAAAAGCGCGAGCGCCCCACACGCCGCCTTCATTTCGTCGCGAGGGGCGGCTAGTCCGAGCTTCGTGGATATCTACCTGCCCATCGCCGAGATGGCCGTGAACGGCCTCTTCATCATCGCGCTGGGGCTTGTCGTCGGCATTCTGTCGGGGCTGTTCGGGGTCGGCGGCGGCTTTCTCACCACCCCACTCCTCATCTTCTACGGCGTGCCGCCCACCGTCGCGGTCGCCAGCGCCACCACGCAGGTTACCGGCACCAGCGTCTCGGGCGTCGCCGCGCACATGCGCCGCGGCGGCGTCGATTTCCAGATGGGCGGCGTGATGATCGCGGGCGGCATCCTCGGCTCGCTGTTCGGCGCCTTCCTTTTCCGCCTGCTCCAGGCGTCGGGACAGGTCGATCTCGTCATCGGCTTTCTCTACGTCGCCCTCTTGGGCGGGGTCGGCGGCCTCATGCTGCGCGACGCGCTCGTCGCCCTCAAATGGATCGACCCGCCCGAAAAGTCGGGCCCGCCCAAGCGCCACCACCGCGCCATCGCCGCGCTGCCCTTCCGCTGGCGCTTCTATGCCTCGGGTCTCTACATCAGCCCCATCGCGCCCATGCTCGTGGGCTTCGGCGCGGGCATCCTCACCGTCCTCCTCGGTGTCGGCGGCGGCTTTATCGTCATCCCGGCGATGATCTACATCCTCGGCATGGCCGCGCGCGTCGTCGTCGGCACCAGCCTCGTCATGATCCTCGCCGTCAGCGCCGTCACCACCCTCGTCCACGCCATGACGACACAGGCGGTCGACATCGTTCTCGCCGCGCTCCTCCTCCTCGGCAGCGTTGTCGGCGCCCAATATGGCGCCATCATCGCCACCAAGGTGAAGCCCGACCTGTTGCGCCTGCTCCTCGCGCTCATGATCCTCGCCGTCGCCCTGCGCATGCTCCTCGGCCTGGCCTGGCGGCCCGACGAGATCTTCACGATACAGGTGCTCTAGCGATGCGGCGGCTGCTCCTCCCCCTCCTGTGCTGGCTCGCCTTCACCGGCGCCGCGACACCGGCTCCCACGCTCGTCCCGGACGTCTCGGCGCGCGAGGTGCAGATCCGCACCAGCTTCACTGGCGCCCAGCTCCTCCTGTTCGGCGCCATCCTCTACCCCGGCGGCGAACCGCCCGAGGAACCCGCCGACATCGCCGTCGTCCTGCGCGGTCCCGCCGAGCCCTTGCTCATCCGCCAGAAACAGAAGATCGCGGGCATCTGGATGAACGCCGATGCGCACCGCTTCCGCTCGGTCCCCGGCTTCTACGCCGTCGCCAGCTCGGCCCCGCTCGACCGCCTGCTCGATGAACGCACCGCCGCCATCTACGAGCTCGGCCCCGAGCATCTCCAGCTTTCCCCCGGCCCCGGCGCGGCCGCCGCCACCATCCGCACCTTCGAATCCGGCCTCGTCGAGCGCCGCACCCGCGAGGGGCTCTATGCCAGCTACGAGGACGGCGTCGAAATCTCCGACCGCGTCCTCTACCGCGCGCGCATCCCCATCCCCAGCCGCGTTCCGGTCGGCACCTATACCGCCGAAACCTTCCTCATCGCCGATGGCCGCGTCCTCGCCGTCGCCACCCGCGAGATCGAGATCGGCAAATCGGGCTTCGAGCGCTTCGTCGCGCTGGCCGCCCAGCGCCGCCCCTTCCTCTACGGGCTCGTCGCCATCGCCGTGTCGCTCTTTCTCGGCTGGTTCGCCGCCTTCGTCTTTTCGCGCCGAACCTGACCTTTTTGAAAGGCGTGTCTAACCGCCTCTTAACTGCTATGAGCTACAAAGCGGAAAAACTTCACCTGCGTTAAGAAAAGGCGGAACGGGGCATGAGCGACCAGTCGAACCTCAACGATTTCCTGAGCGAACTCAAAAGCTATGCCGATGGCGAGGCGCCCGGCAGCGCCGCCGACGGCCCCATCGTCCAGCACGAAGCCATCGGCCAGGTCGCCGAGATCGCCGGCTCCTCCTCGGCCATCGTGATCGACCCTGCGCGGCTCCACCAGCTCGCCGAAGAGGACGATCCCGCGCTGCGCCTCTCGGGGCAGGTCGGTTCACAGGTCAAGGTCGGCGTCGGCAAGAACTGGCTCATCGCCAACGTGCGCACCATGCGCGCGGGCGAGGGCGGCACCGTCCTCGCCAATGTCGACTTCCTCGGCGAAGGCAATCGCGAAAGCGACGGGCGCCTGTCGGGCTTCAAGCGCGGTGTCACCCGCTTCCCGATCCCCGGCGCCGAAGTTTTTCCCGTGACCACGCGCGACCTTCGCAGCGTGTTCGCCGCCGATTCGCGCCCGCATATCGAGATTGGCACCGTCTATCCGACCGACGACATCCGCGGTGCGCTCTATGTCGACCCCATGCTCGGCAAGCACTTTGCCGTCCTCGGCTCGACCGGTACGGGTAAATCGACCTCGGTGTCGCTGATCCTCCACCGCATCTGCGATGCCAGCCCCGAGGGGCACATCGTCATGATCGATCCGCACGGCGAATATTCGGCCGCCTTCAAGAATCACGGCGAGATCTTCAACGTCGACAACCTCCAGCTGCCCTACTGGCTGATGAACTTCGAGGAACATGCCGAGGTCCTCCTCACCAGCGACGGCACCGAGCGCCAGCGCGACGAGGACATTCTCGCCAAGATCCTTCTGGAAGCGCGCAGCCGCAACAAGATGGCCGACCAGTTCGGCAAGGTCACCGTCGACAGCCCGATCCCCTACCTCCTCACCGACCTGAACCAGATCCTCGTCAACGAGATGGGCAAGCTTGATCGCGCCGGCGACGCTACCCCATACAAGCGCATCAAGAACAAGCTCGATGAACTGCGCGCCGACCCGCGCTTCACCTTCATGTTCTCCGGCATGATGGTGTCCGACACCATGCACAAGTTCATCGCCAAAATGTTCCGCCTGCCCGCCAATGGCCGCCCAATCAGTATCGTCGACGTCTCGGGCGTGCCGTCCGAAGTCACCTCGACCGTGGTCAGCGTGCTCGCGCGCATGGTGTTCGACTATGCCATCTGGAGCCGTACCGAGACGCTGCGCCCCATCCTCCTCGTCTGCGAGGAAGCGCACCGCTACGTTCCCAAGGAAACCGACACCGGCAAGGGCCAGGCCGTGCGCCGCATCCTCGAACGCATCGCCAAGGAAGGCCGTAAATATGGCGTGTCGCTGGGCCTCATCACCCAGCGCCCGTCCGACTTGGCCGAAGGCGTGCTGTCGCAGTGCGGCACCATCCTCTCGATGCGCCTCAACAACGAGCGCGACCAGGACATGGTGCGTGCCGCCATGCCCGAAGGCGCGCGCGGCTTCCTCGACGCCATCCCCGCGCTTCGCAACCGCGAGGTCATCGTCTGCGGCGAGGGCGTCAACATTCCGATCCGCGTGTCCTTCGACAATCTCGAGGCCGAGAAACGGCCCGCCTCGTCCGACCCCAGCTTCGCCGAGATGTGGCGCGACGTCGGCGACGAGGAAGGCATTATCAGCCGCGTCGTCAAACGCTGGCGCGGGCATGGGAAGTGAGTCTGCGCGGAAAGTCCGGGGGACTTTTCGCGCGCCTCACCACGGACCGGGCTCCGGTCCGGGCATCAAGACAAGAGCGCCGGGCTCGATGCCCGGCTTTTTTGTTGGTCCGAGACCGCGCGCGGCAGCACGCCCTCATTCGTTGGAACCCGCTCGCTGACTAGCCGACCGGTAGCGCCCGATATTCTTCGAGGCGCGCCTTGAACGCCGCCAGCGCCTCGCCCGACAGCGTCGCGCGCTGGACCGAGCCGACGCCGCGCGGATCGACCGCGCGCCCGCCCTGGTGAACCTCGTAATGCAGATGCGGGCCCGTCGACAGGCCGGTCGAGCCGACGGTGCCGATGACATCGCCCTGCGCAACCCGCGTCCCTGCGGCGACCGAAAGCCGCGCCATGTGGCTGTAGCTCGTCACCGTCCCGTCCTCATGGCGGATGCGCACCTGATTGCCATAGCCACCGGCGCGCCCGGAGCGGATCACCACCCCGTCGGCCGCCGCCTGGATCGGCGTGCCGCGGGTCGCGGCAAAATCGATCCCCTTGTGCATGCGCTTGTAGCGCAGGATCGGGTGCCGCCGCATGCCGAAGCCGGAGGAGATGCGCGCCGCCACCGGCCAGATCATGCCTTCGGCCTCGCCGCCCAGACGACCGGCATCGAGCCAGCGCGTCTCGCCGCCGACGCTCCACTGCAGCATCTCGACATCGCTCGCCCCTACTCGGTCGAGCCCGGCATACAGCAGCCGTCCGGCATTGGCCTCGCCATCCTGGCTGGCACGCTGTTCGATGACGAGGTCGAAGCGGTCCTCCGCGCCTACCTCGCCGACATCGACCGCACCGCCGATGGCCTTGAGATAATCCTGCGCCGCACGCGCGGAGACGCCCGCGCCGC
The nucleotide sequence above comes from Sphingomicrobium arenosum. Encoded proteins:
- a CDS encoding sulfite exporter TauE/SafE family protein, which produces MDIYLPIAEMAVNGLFIIALGLVVGILSGLFGVGGGFLTTPLLIFYGVPPTVAVASATTQVTGTSVSGVAAHMRRGGVDFQMGGVMIAGGILGSLFGAFLFRLLQASGQVDLVIGFLYVALLGGVGGLMLRDALVALKWIDPPEKSGPPKRHHRAIAALPFRWRFYASGLYISPIAPMLVGFGAGILTVLLGVGGGFIVIPAMIYILGMAARVVVGTSLVMILAVSAVTTLVHAMTTQAVDIVLAALLLLGSVVGAQYGAIIATKVKPDLLRLLLALMILAVALRMLLGLAWRPDEIFTIQVL
- a CDS encoding TIGR02186 family protein → MRRLLLPLLCWLAFTGAATPAPTLVPDVSAREVQIRTSFTGAQLLLFGAILYPGGEPPEEPADIAVVLRGPAEPLLIRQKQKIAGIWMNADAHRFRSVPGFYAVASSAPLDRLLDERTAAIYELGPEHLQLSPGPGAAAATIRTFESGLVERRTREGLYASYEDGVEISDRVLYRARIPIPSRVPVGTYTAETFLIADGRVLAVATREIEIGKSGFERFVALAAQRRPFLYGLVAIAVSLFLGWFAAFVFSRRT
- a CDS encoding M23 family metallopeptidase → MRETGGKRRGWRVAGGALALVSGVALMAAAPFSAALADDGADVPGPDMAAELAAAGVSSADRGALSGRRMVAGRAVTMLKAAPERAFRELVARVGEADGLAASLRRAGVTRGDAQAAADAVRAAAGGPVHAGTRVDIRLGKPGGGGMRPLEALTLKPRDDLSVTLERTAAGDFSVRREAIGVTVTPLRVSGRAGDGLYWALRGAGVSARAAQDYLKAIGGAVDVGEVGAEDRFDLVIEQRASQDGEANAGRLLYAGLDRVGASDVEMLQWSVGGETRWLDAGRLGGEAEGMIWPVAARISSGFGMRRHPILRYKRMHKGIDFAATRGTPIQAAADGVVIRSGRAGGYGNQVRIRHEDGTVTSYSHMARLSVAAGTRVAQGDVIGTVGSTGLSTGPHLHYEVHQGGRAVDPRGVGSVQRATLSGEALAAFKARLEEYRALPVG
- a CDS encoding ATP-binding protein, which codes for MSDQSNLNDFLSELKSYADGEAPGSAADGPIVQHEAIGQVAEIAGSSSAIVIDPARLHQLAEEDDPALRLSGQVGSQVKVGVGKNWLIANVRTMRAGEGGTVLANVDFLGEGNRESDGRLSGFKRGVTRFPIPGAEVFPVTTRDLRSVFAADSRPHIEIGTVYPTDDIRGALYVDPMLGKHFAVLGSTGTGKSTSVSLILHRICDASPEGHIVMIDPHGEYSAAFKNHGEIFNVDNLQLPYWLMNFEEHAEVLLTSDGTERQRDEDILAKILLEARSRNKMADQFGKVTVDSPIPYLLTDLNQILVNEMGKLDRAGDATPYKRIKNKLDELRADPRFTFMFSGMMVSDTMHKFIAKMFRLPANGRPISIVDVSGVPSEVTSTVVSVLARMVFDYAIWSRTETLRPILLVCEEAHRYVPKETDTGKGQAVRRILERIAKEGRKYGVSLGLITQRPSDLAEGVLSQCGTILSMRLNNERDQDMVRAAMPEGARGFLDAIPALRNREVIVCGEGVNIPIRVSFDNLEAEKRPASSDPSFAEMWRDVGDEEGIISRVVKRWRGHGK